One segment of Parvularcula sp. IMCC14364 DNA contains the following:
- a CDS encoding glycosyltransferase family 2 protein: MPSVAIDVCIATFRRESLTDTIRSLAEQVLPDHVIVQVIVADNDAQPSAAERVAAVAAETGLAVQYIHAPMRNISIARNACLEAATGDWLAFIDDDEVAAPDWLSSLLLAAEQESVTAVFGPAHARYNDAAPEWIRLKDYHTNKPEIRNGVVETGHTCNALVRRADPAVKGERFLESKGRSGGEDSEYFFRLRRNGAKFSIEPAAKVYEPVSPDRLSFKWLAKRKFRYGQTYGYHAHEGQAEQKLKTAALAIAKVLFCILASILFCWSASERNYWVLRGIFHVGVISSVFGAREEMLY, translated from the coding sequence ATGCCTTCGGTTGCAATAGATGTCTGTATAGCTACTTTTCGGCGGGAAAGCCTGACGGACACCATCCGTTCGCTCGCAGAACAGGTGCTGCCGGATCATGTAATCGTACAGGTCATTGTGGCGGATAATGATGCACAGCCATCAGCCGCTGAACGGGTGGCGGCTGTTGCGGCTGAAACGGGCCTCGCGGTTCAATATATTCATGCACCCATGCGGAATATATCTATTGCGCGCAATGCCTGCCTTGAGGCGGCAACAGGAGACTGGCTTGCTTTCATTGATGATGATGAAGTGGCCGCGCCGGACTGGCTATCAAGCCTGTTGCTGGCAGCCGAACAAGAGAGTGTCACCGCCGTCTTCGGACCAGCCCATGCGCGGTATAATGATGCCGCCCCGGAATGGATACGCCTCAAGGATTATCACACCAACAAGCCGGAAATCCGTAACGGTGTTGTTGAAACCGGCCACACCTGTAATGCGCTCGTGCGTCGCGCCGATCCGGCCGTGAAGGGCGAGCGTTTTCTGGAATCCAAAGGGCGCAGTGGCGGCGAGGATAGCGAGTATTTTTTCAGGCTGCGGCGCAACGGGGCAAAATTCAGCATTGAGCCAGCAGCGAAAGTATACGAGCCTGTGTCACCTGACCGGCTGTCATTCAAATGGCTGGCAAAGCGTAAGTTCAGATACGGCCAGACTTATGGCTATCATGCCCATGAGGGGCAGGCGGAGCAGAAACTGAAAACAGCAGCACTGGCCATTGCAAAAGTTCTGTTTTGCATCCTGGCAAGTATTCTTTTTTGCTGGTCCGCGTCAGAGCGCAATTATTGGGTATTGCGCGGCATCTTTCATGTGGGCGTCATTTCGTCAGTCTTCGGCGCACGCGAAGAGATGCTGTACTGA
- a CDS encoding glycosyltransferase: MTSMFDERDAAASDHALELLARRIVAVIPTLNEAAHIEDCLRSLLCGSQYLACVQVVVSDGGSTDGTQEIVSKLREEFANIALIDNPGRLQSAGVNAGAQIAEYGRDILVRCDAHADYPADYILKVAMKLEETGAASVVVPMDAQGTTCFQKANAWVVDTPLGSGGSAHRGGSMSGYVDHGHHAAFRLEHFLRLHGYDESFSHNEDAEYDARLAKAGGKIYLDADIRVGYYPRTNLSGLWRQYFGYGRGRARNLLKNEQRPRLRQLIPVINLLLLFVSALIFIFLPVAAIWPLFYTAVLLLVSLWFFLSKKSICGLWAGPALATMHISWGLGFIAGVFATMRSRSR, from the coding sequence ATGACTTCCATGTTTGATGAACGCGACGCGGCAGCCTCGGATCACGCGCTGGAACTTCTGGCGCGTCGCATTGTGGCTGTCATACCAACGCTCAATGAAGCAGCTCATATTGAGGATTGCCTGCGCAGCCTCCTGTGCGGGTCACAATATCTGGCTTGTGTGCAGGTAGTGGTTTCTGATGGGGGCAGCACAGATGGCACACAGGAGATCGTTTCAAAGCTGCGCGAAGAGTTTGCCAATATTGCACTGATCGACAATCCAGGCCGGTTGCAGTCAGCTGGCGTCAATGCCGGTGCACAGATCGCGGAATATGGTCGCGACATTCTGGTGCGCTGCGATGCACACGCGGATTACCCGGCAGACTATATTCTGAAAGTGGCGATGAAGCTGGAAGAAACAGGCGCAGCGAGCGTTGTTGTGCCCATGGATGCGCAGGGCACGACCTGTTTTCAGAAAGCGAATGCCTGGGTCGTGGATACGCCGCTTGGTTCCGGCGGGTCTGCGCATCGCGGTGGCAGTATGTCAGGTTATGTGGACCATGGTCATCATGCCGCTTTCCGTCTGGAGCATTTTCTGCGTCTGCATGGTTATGATGAAAGTTTCAGCCATAATGAAGATGCTGAATATGATGCACGGCTGGCGAAAGCAGGCGGGAAAATCTATCTCGATGCTGATATCCGGGTCGGCTATTATCCGCGCACAAACCTGTCAGGATTATGGCGGCAATATTTTGGTTATGGACGGGGGCGCGCCCGTAATCTGCTCAAGAATGAACAACGTCCGCGCCTGCGCCAGTTGATACCGGTGATCAACCTGCTGTTGCTATTTGTCTCAGCGCTGATTTTCATATTTTTGCCTGTCGCAGCGATTTGGCCCCTCTTCTACACAGCAGTCCTGTTGCTGGTCAGCCTGTGGTTTTTCCTGAGTAAAAAATCAATATGCGGCTTATGGGCCGGACCGGCTTTGGCGACCATGCACATCTCTTGGGGACTTGGCTTCATCGCGGGTGTATTTGCAACTATGAGATCACGTTCGCGATGA
- a CDS encoding sulfotransferase yields MVNNVLMNQPETAASRALPDFMVIGAMRAGTTLLHELLAAQSAVSLPCMKETDFFVREKHSAQQDYARYFDLSSDKCGEVTPNYSKRDVFPGVPAQVFANNPAARLIYIVRDPVARAISQYTHSFLSGQDLPAPEKLLESQPGQHIVNTSRYAWQLEAWLGYFTPEQIMVLDFAELTTDPAASLRRVCAHIGVQSTQTNMPAAQTNSAGQVASVPDWWLKFRDTAAGQRLRALAPRGIAAQAKALLGKGQPKKDIPVMPATVRNQIADVLREDVMKFRQISNMPFTDWSV; encoded by the coding sequence ATGGTTAACAACGTCTTGATGAATCAGCCGGAGACAGCCGCGTCGCGCGCCTTGCCTGATTTCATGGTGATCGGCGCCATGCGCGCAGGCACCACCCTGCTTCATGAGTTGCTGGCAGCACAGAGTGCGGTTTCCCTGCCGTGCATGAAGGAAACAGACTTTTTCGTTCGTGAGAAGCACTCCGCCCAACAGGACTATGCCCGTTATTTTGACCTGAGCTCAGACAAATGCGGCGAAGTGACACCTAACTACAGCAAGCGGGATGTCTTTCCCGGTGTGCCCGCGCAGGTGTTTGCCAACAACCCGGCAGCACGGCTGATCTATATCGTCAGAGACCCTGTGGCGCGGGCGATCTCGCAATACACTCATTCCTTTCTTTCCGGCCAGGACTTGCCGGCACCAGAGAAGCTTCTGGAAAGCCAGCCCGGTCAGCATATAGTCAATACAAGCCGGTATGCTTGGCAGCTTGAAGCCTGGCTGGGCTATTTTACGCCAGAGCAGATTATGGTGCTTGATTTCGCAGAACTTACCACAGACCCGGCCGCGAGTTTGCGCAGAGTATGCGCACATATTGGTGTGCAGAGTACACAGACCAATATGCCAGCTGCACAGACCAATTCAGCAGGACAGGTAGCGAGTGTTCCGGACTGGTGGCTGAAATTTCGCGATACAGCCGCTGGTCAGAGACTGCGCGCCCTTGCCCCGCGTGGCATCGCCGCTCAGGCCAAGGCTTTACTCGGCAAAGGGCAACCCAAAAAGGATATTCCTGTCATGCCGGCAACAGTGCGCAATCAGATTGCCGATGTCTTGCGCGAGGATGTCATGAAGTTCCGCCAGATCAGCAATATGCCATTTACGGACTGGAGTGTGTGA
- a CDS encoding O-antigen ligase encodes MTYVPHSPMNSHALPSRHLNLTLQQGRGTILDQLLVVLWLIVIPLEFPIASALRYPATALVLFATLVYWREVLPLLKRGAFFFLLPALCLLSTLWSDAAMLSIRFGAFMAVTLVICAYTAARLDYRQFVVAVFVASSLLMVGSLLFGQTTFVGGLDGGFAMIGIFPHKNVLGLRMLILIIAAIAILLDSRYAPFWRLIAPVMILPALYLLFGSNSATALVLLFAGGLLTAVVGGIWPLAARIPGLRPLLVSGSIIFVGFTGLAVANIYQVNPYTALLERLDKDTTLTGRTQIWEVGDQLIEEKPVLGLGAGAFWRPGVSQATRISTMFGAENNQFYFHNAYYEVMVHLGVVGLIVFLLTMLKAYWLLIRQWLIAPHLHDGFILTIAAILLVRSFTESELFSVFIMNPMIFWTGVFMVLLNDSKGNLKAYTTA; translated from the coding sequence ATGACCTATGTGCCGCACAGCCCCATGAACAGCCATGCCCTGCCCAGCAGACACCTGAACCTCACATTGCAGCAGGGTCGCGGCACTATTCTGGACCAGTTGCTTGTTGTTCTCTGGCTCATCGTCATTCCGCTTGAATTCCCGATAGCATCCGCCCTGCGCTATCCGGCAACAGCACTCGTCCTGTTCGCCACACTGGTCTACTGGCGTGAAGTCCTGCCACTTCTGAAGCGGGGCGCATTCTTCTTTTTGCTGCCTGCTTTATGCCTGCTTTCCACCCTGTGGTCTGACGCGGCGATGTTATCAATCCGGTTCGGCGCGTTCATGGCCGTCACACTGGTGATTTGTGCCTATACGGCAGCACGGCTGGATTACCGTCAATTCGTTGTTGCTGTTTTCGTCGCAAGCAGCCTGTTGATGGTCGGGAGCCTCCTGTTTGGCCAGACAACTTTTGTCGGCGGTCTGGATGGCGGCTTTGCCATGATCGGGATATTTCCGCACAAGAACGTTCTCGGTCTCAGGATGCTGATTCTGATCATTGCCGCGATCGCTATCCTGCTGGATTCACGATATGCGCCCTTCTGGCGATTGATCGCCCCCGTCATGATTTTACCGGCATTGTACCTGCTGTTTGGCAGTAACTCAGCGACCGCACTGGTATTGCTGTTTGCTGGCGGCCTGCTGACCGCCGTTGTTGGTGGCATCTGGCCGCTGGCTGCCAGAATACCGGGCCTGCGCCCGCTTCTTGTGTCCGGCAGCATCATTTTCGTCGGCTTTACCGGTCTGGCGGTTGCAAATATTTATCAGGTTAATCCCTATACCGCTCTTCTTGAACGGCTCGACAAGGATACAACCCTGACTGGCCGGACACAGATCTGGGAAGTTGGGGACCAGCTTATTGAAGAAAAACCTGTTCTCGGCCTTGGGGCCGGTGCTTTCTGGCGTCCGGGCGTGAGCCAGGCGACACGTATTTCGACAATGTTCGGCGCAGAGAACAACCAGTTCTATTTTCACAACGCCTATTATGAAGTGATGGTACATCTCGGCGTTGTTGGTCTGATCGTTTTCCTTCTGACGATGCTGAAAGCTTACTGGCTGCTGATCCGGCAATGGCTTATTGCGCCGCATCTACACGATGGCTTCATCCTGACCATAGCAGCCATTCTGCTCGTGCGCAGCTTCACAGAATCGGAACTGTTCTCGGTATTTATCATGAACCCGATGATCTTCTGGACCGGCGTGTTCATGGTGTTGCTGAATGATAGCAAAGGCAACCTGAAAGCTTATACAACAGCTTGA
- a CDS encoding lipopolysaccharide biosynthesis protein produces the protein METVGNASVLVLTRFGGAVANFIFTLLLAQYLAPSQVGFVMTALSLGALASLFTTLNIENGAVRHLLQPLEKGNVAEAAGFMSFGWRILRIATPIVIVALAAFMLISQSLKNELTTEEFWAVFFLAISVPMLATLRLGTRWAHALSKIKRSMLSWALFRPLILCLVVGAAALVFGGLRVDIVLLANAVACLVALVIQHFLLRSAFAFTKEAEPDTSRARDWMSTGLYLSVTILLIDYFQNVVIVASALGLSDGDVARLAVALRFIGFLRMGLMAVNMAVSPRVSKAISADRVADAQHLLSQSTHLKFWPTVIVTALVWWLAPVLVGLFGEEYEASAWALRLFALLPLAAAFFGPSIMVLNVTGRQQQIFKLSAVSLSLLIVSVPVAGISFGLNGAAAAAVLAVFIWEWALFDRTRRDTGIDASIMGAMKMLLPRKLDTQPQP, from the coding sequence ATGGAAACCGTCGGTAATGCATCTGTGCTCGTGTTGACGCGTTTTGGTGGGGCCGTCGCAAATTTCATCTTCACCTTGTTGCTGGCCCAGTATCTTGCGCCTTCCCAGGTCGGGTTTGTCATGACAGCACTGTCACTTGGTGCGCTCGCGTCATTATTTACCACCCTGAATATAGAAAATGGCGCAGTGCGCCATCTGCTCCAGCCCCTGGAAAAAGGAAACGTCGCAGAAGCGGCTGGCTTCATGTCATTTGGCTGGCGCATATTGCGCATCGCGACACCGATTGTCATTGTCGCCCTTGCCGCGTTTATGCTGATTAGTCAGAGCCTTAAAAACGAGCTGACCACGGAAGAGTTCTGGGCAGTGTTCTTCCTGGCAATCTCGGTGCCTATGCTGGCGACGCTGCGCCTTGGCACACGTTGGGCGCACGCTTTGTCAAAAATCAAACGTAGCATGTTGTCCTGGGCCTTGTTCCGGCCCCTGATACTCTGTCTTGTTGTAGGTGCCGCCGCCTTGGTGTTTGGTGGCCTGCGTGTTGATATTGTGCTGCTTGCCAATGCAGTGGCCTGCCTCGTGGCACTCGTGATCCAGCACTTCCTGCTGCGCAGTGCTTTTGCGTTCACAAAAGAAGCTGAACCTGACACAAGCCGCGCGCGTGACTGGATGTCCACCGGATTGTATCTGTCCGTAACCATCCTTCTGATAGATTATTTCCAGAATGTCGTGATCGTGGCTTCAGCGCTCGGTCTGTCTGATGGTGATGTGGCGCGGCTCGCTGTAGCCTTGCGGTTCATAGGCTTTCTTCGCATGGGCCTCATGGCGGTGAATATGGCGGTCAGTCCGCGTGTATCCAAGGCGATAAGTGCTGACAGAGTCGCTGATGCCCAGCATCTGTTATCGCAATCCACTCATCTGAAGTTCTGGCCGACAGTCATCGTCACTGCGCTGGTCTGGTGGCTCGCGCCGGTTCTGGTTGGTTTGTTCGGTGAAGAATATGAGGCATCAGCCTGGGCGCTGCGTCTTTTCGCGCTGCTGCCGTTGGCGGCGGCGTTTTTTGGCCCATCAATCATGGTGCTGAATGTTACAGGCCGCCAACAGCAGATTTTCAAACTGTCAGCAGTTAGCCTGAGTTTGCTGATTGTGTCAGTACCTGTGGCCGGTATCTCTTTCGGTCTGAATGGTGCAGCCGCAGCTGCTGTTCTGGCGGTCTTCATCTGGGAATGGGCGCTGTTTGACAGAACACGGCGTGATACGGGCATTGATGCTTCAATCATGGGAGCGATGAAAATGCTGCTGCCCCGCAAGCTGGATACGCAGCCCCAGCCCTAG
- a CDS encoding sulfotransferase family 2 domain-containing protein: protein MGLARNTLVDLKNGLPPRQLADRLHPRGVVFIHVPKCAGTSIENALRAQFRLSRFMIDPETSFSATRLYGKSGQHEKLMQASELRRHMLHYALASGYKCITGHAPLGISTIPEATASHDFITVLRDPVERFYSHLRFNQTDKSGHGRITLPVTEFLTSPRAHVMGNLYGKYFSGLPMQADLGGREAVDRSKQQLTLFSAVGFLDRLDQFNMKVSALTGKKLQPGHDNRTIPTPHEGSDDLSGFHDQIEDLCQTDIEIYNWARQEFST from the coding sequence ATGGGACTGGCTCGCAATACTCTGGTCGATCTGAAGAACGGCCTACCGCCACGGCAGCTGGCCGACCGCCTGCATCCACGCGGCGTCGTCTTTATACACGTGCCCAAATGTGCCGGAACATCCATTGAAAATGCCCTGCGGGCGCAGTTTCGCCTTTCCCGGTTCATGATTGACCCAGAGACAAGCTTCAGTGCCACCCGGTTGTACGGCAAAAGCGGCCAACATGAGAAGCTGATGCAGGCCAGTGAATTAAGACGCCACATGCTTCATTATGCGCTGGCGAGCGGATACAAATGTATTACCGGCCACGCCCCCCTTGGCATCTCGACCATCCCTGAAGCGACGGCGAGTCACGATTTCATTACCGTTCTGCGCGACCCTGTGGAACGGTTTTACTCCCATCTCCGGTTCAACCAGACCGATAAAAGCGGTCATGGACGCATCACCCTGCCTGTTACAGAATTCCTCACCTCTCCCCGTGCGCACGTAATGGGCAATCTTTATGGAAAGTATTTTTCCGGATTGCCCATGCAGGCAGATCTTGGCGGCCGTGAAGCAGTTGATCGCAGCAAACAGCAACTGACCCTGTTCTCAGCTGTCGGCTTTCTCGACCGACTGGATCAATTCAATATGAAAGTTAGCGCCCTGACGGGGAAGAAGTTACAACCCGGCCATGACAACAGAACCATCCCTACCCCACATGAAGGTTCTGATGACCTTTCCGGTTTTCATGATCAGATAGAAGACCTGTGCCAGACTGATATTGAAATATATAACTGGGCCAGGCAGGAATTTTCCACCTGA
- a CDS encoding polysaccharide biosynthesis tyrosine autokinase, which yields MDTQRSAEDLTHTMAPYADNTNSQAYGRPLSMTSVMSDAANNLLIDLPLLLAIFRRRIGLFAGGLLTILALVTLITFQLTPKYVAEATVLIDTRKKQSVDISAIYSGVTADSATVDTEVELISSRVIAERVTEKMSLYDDPEFNPTLREPTGLRGFIKGLFPSQVTESLDAAAEQRIAREKTVNNVMSNLSVERAGLTYLIAIRFESEDQQKAAAVVNAFAEQYLVRQLDAKFDYIRRSRSHLSDRTDELQEDVRIAEAAVEQYREENGLFESQGSSLTEQQISDINSQLITQRAALAERRARLSSVKGQLDNGSGADSISEVLNSPVIGALRAQQSEMARRKSELAIKYGERHPEILKVNREEEDLLAQIDTEIARIVSSLESEVNIARDRVISLESSLAGKRTELADNNRALVRLRELERQAEASRTIYESFLDAFKESNEQEALTESDAEIVSAAVIPTSPAFPNKILNILLGLVLGAGVGAMLVTLAEIFDNGLRTAEDIERMLSLPLVTAIPTLSPGLLSGTTTPVVPQDYLVDKPLSSFAEAYRTVRSSILLEAGARSKPKVLALTSALSSEGKTTSARCLGRICAMSGDKVIVIDCDARRRTLSDAMPEAKIGLMEVLTGTAQLKDAVRKDSKTNLHVLPIAGAQQDVVDVFGSNAFDSLISKLKTKYDLIILDTAPVTAVADTRTIINSADSTLLIVRWRSTSSKIARSAATILSKLPTPVHGAVLTQVDAKSQTQYGYEGSAAYYSSYKKYYHD from the coding sequence ATGGATACGCAGCGCAGCGCGGAAGATTTGACGCATACAATGGCACCCTACGCGGACAACACGAATTCACAGGCATACGGGCGACCGTTGAGCATGACGTCCGTCATGTCTGACGCAGCCAATAACCTGCTGATTGACCTGCCTCTTTTGCTGGCTATCTTCCGTCGGCGCATCGGTCTTTTTGCCGGTGGCCTGTTAACGATACTGGCCCTTGTGACGCTGATAACATTTCAGCTCACGCCCAAATATGTGGCTGAAGCGACTGTCCTGATTGATACGCGCAAAAAACAGTCAGTGGATATCAGTGCCATCTATTCCGGCGTGACGGCAGACTCTGCTACGGTTGATACGGAAGTCGAACTCATCAGCAGCCGTGTCATTGCCGAGCGGGTGACAGAGAAAATGTCACTATACGATGATCCCGAATTCAACCCGACCTTGCGAGAGCCGACCGGCTTGCGCGGATTCATCAAAGGCCTGTTTCCATCACAGGTAACGGAATCGCTGGATGCTGCCGCAGAGCAGCGTATTGCCCGCGAGAAGACCGTCAATAATGTGATGTCAAACCTCTCCGTTGAGCGGGCTGGCCTGACATATCTCATCGCGATCCGATTTGAGAGCGAGGACCAGCAAAAGGCTGCTGCCGTTGTCAATGCGTTTGCGGAGCAGTATCTGGTGCGCCAGCTTGATGCCAAATTTGATTACATTCGCCGCAGTCGCAGTCACTTGAGTGACCGTACGGATGAATTGCAGGAGGATGTGCGCATAGCGGAAGCCGCTGTTGAACAGTATCGTGAAGAAAATGGTCTCTTTGAATCTCAGGGTTCATCCCTTACCGAGCAGCAGATATCAGACATTAACAGTCAGTTGATCACGCAACGCGCTGCCTTGGCTGAGCGCCGCGCGCGACTGTCTTCGGTCAAAGGACAGCTGGACAATGGTTCCGGAGCAGACTCCATTTCAGAAGTGCTGAACTCACCGGTCATTGGGGCGCTGCGCGCACAACAGTCAGAAATGGCGCGGCGCAAGTCCGAACTGGCCATAAAATATGGCGAACGGCATCCGGAAATCCTCAAAGTCAATCGCGAAGAAGAAGACCTGCTTGCCCAAATTGACACGGAAATTGCCCGTATCGTCTCAAGCCTTGAAAGCGAAGTAAACATTGCGCGTGACAGGGTGATCTCGCTGGAATCCAGCCTTGCAGGCAAGAGGACGGAACTTGCAGATAATAACCGCGCGCTGGTGCGCCTGCGCGAACTTGAACGTCAGGCTGAGGCAAGCCGGACAATTTATGAGAGCTTCCTCGATGCCTTCAAGGAAAGTAATGAACAGGAAGCCCTGACAGAAAGTGATGCCGAGATTGTGTCTGCTGCTGTCATTCCAACCAGCCCGGCTTTTCCAAATAAAATCCTGAACATTCTGCTTGGGCTTGTACTGGGTGCTGGCGTTGGGGCAATGCTGGTGACCCTGGCTGAGATATTCGATAATGGGTTGCGTACGGCGGAAGATATCGAGCGCATGTTGTCTCTGCCACTCGTGACCGCTATCCCAACACTGTCACCAGGATTGCTCTCAGGCACAACAACGCCTGTCGTGCCGCAGGATTATCTTGTGGACAAACCGCTGTCCAGTTTTGCAGAAGCCTATCGTACTGTGCGCAGCTCCATATTGCTGGAGGCTGGCGCCCGTTCCAAACCAAAAGTCTTGGCACTGACTTCGGCTCTTTCTTCGGAAGGAAAAACAACATCAGCCAGATGTCTTGGCCGTATCTGTGCCATGTCTGGTGACAAAGTGATTGTCATTGACTGTGATGCAAGGCGCCGCACGCTTTCTGACGCCATGCCGGAAGCCAAGATTGGCCTGATGGAAGTGTTGACGGGCACCGCCCAGTTAAAAGATGCGGTGCGCAAAGATAGTAAAACGAACTTGCATGTGCTGCCTATTGCGGGTGCCCAGCAGGATGTTGTCGACGTGTTTGGCTCCAACGCTTTCGACTCGCTCATCAGTAAGCTGAAAACCAAGTATGATCTGATTATTCTTGATACTGCCCCTGTCACGGCTGTGGCAGATACGCGCACAATCATCAATTCGGCAGACAGCACATTGCTGATTGTGAGATGGCGATCTACCTCTTCCAAGATTGCGCGATCTGCTGCGACTATCCTGTCCAAGCTGCCAACACCTGTTCATGGTGCCGTGCTGACACAGGTTGATGCCAAATCGCAGACGCAATATGGCTATGAAGGCAGTGCAGCCTATTACAGTTCGTACAAGAAGTATTATCACGATTGA
- a CDS encoding outer membrane beta-barrel protein yields the protein MFELKKVLTVTLSLGALGVCDIAAAQDSLFARDRNTSVLQRERPEYAPQGVRAGSFIVRPRVDLSLGYTDNTFAIDPDINAQFGEQEDFYFVMRPSVQAESNWNRHSLVTGAYVEAYEHVDIDEANALNAGIFADAVIDVSRTTAIELGGAYDKLVESRKVSTADIFDDPIDYKRGEVYAGLRQEFGRIRYRGRLSYADYDYDDAFSLVSNTNVDQDFRDLEETSVLLQAGYAVTRDASVFIRSTFRQRNYPTLTPGGLNRDSEGYTVSAGVDFDVTRLVRGSIALGYLEEEFDDPALQTIDGLSIDAGLEWFPTELTTVGLSASREVRASPLLADAAFLTNEIVLGVDHELARNIIVSASAGYALDDYENLDREDERYALQLAGTYLINQLLSAKLEYTYEEQESDGTTPGLFAKDYSTNELLLTLTAER from the coding sequence ATGTTTGAATTGAAAAAAGTACTGACAGTAACGCTGTCACTGGGAGCACTGGGCGTTTGCGATATCGCCGCAGCGCAGGACTCACTTTTTGCAAGGGATCGTAACACCAGCGTCCTGCAACGGGAGCGGCCGGAATACGCGCCACAAGGCGTGCGTGCAGGCAGCTTCATTGTAAGGCCTCGCGTTGATCTGAGCCTCGGCTACACAGACAATACATTCGCGATTGACCCGGACATCAATGCCCAGTTCGGCGAGCAGGAAGATTTTTACTTCGTCATGCGCCCGAGTGTGCAGGCTGAAAGCAACTGGAACCGTCATTCACTGGTCACCGGTGCTTACGTCGAGGCTTATGAGCATGTGGATATTGATGAAGCCAACGCGCTCAATGCCGGTATCTTTGCGGATGCAGTAATTGATGTGTCACGCACAACGGCGATCGAACTGGGCGGCGCATACGACAAACTGGTTGAAAGCCGGAAGGTTTCGACAGCTGACATTTTTGATGACCCGATCGATTACAAACGTGGTGAGGTCTATGCCGGTCTGCGTCAGGAATTCGGCCGCATACGTTACCGCGGTCGCCTGTCCTATGCGGATTATGATTATGATGACGCGTTCTCTCTCGTCAGCAATACCAATGTCGATCAGGACTTCCGTGATCTCGAAGAAACATCCGTCCTTCTTCAGGCTGGCTATGCGGTAACGCGCGATGCGTCTGTATTTATCCGCAGCACTTTCCGCCAGCGCAACTATCCGACATTGACACCTGGTGGTCTTAATCGGGACTCTGAAGGATATACAGTTTCAGCCGGCGTCGACTTTGACGTTACACGTCTGGTGCGCGGCTCCATTGCTCTTGGATATCTCGAAGAAGAGTTTGATGATCCTGCCCTGCAGACCATTGATGGCCTGAGCATTGATGCCGGTCTGGAATGGTTCCCGACAGAGCTGACGACGGTTGGCCTCTCGGCCTCACGAGAAGTGCGCGCGTCACCATTGCTGGCTGATGCCGCGTTCCTGACGAACGAAATTGTACTCGGTGTGGATCATGAACTGGCGCGTAATATTATTGTTTCTGCGTCAGCCGGATATGCTCTTGATGACTATGAGAATCTGGATCGTGAAGATGAGCGCTATGCCCTGCAACTGGCGGGCACATATCTGATTAACCAGCTCCTGTCTGCCAAACTGGAATACACTTATGAAGAGCAGGAGTCTGATGGCACGACACCTGGTCTGTTTGCCAAGGATTATTCTACGAACGAACTTCTGCTGACGCTCACAGCTGAGCGCTAG
- a CDS encoding polysaccharide biosynthesis/export family protein translates to MRLFSLLASLLIVSACGSITQPGPVATPSQPDLQVVTDDVKEYTLGAGDKLRLIVFGEDDLSGEFLVDGSGIVSLPLVGEISVEGKTVREFQRSVETSLRDGYLNDPRVSAEVLNFRPFYILGEVNSPGTYPYSDSLTVLNAVAVAEGFTYRANQRVVFIRRDGETTEQQYPLSSTTSVRPGDTIRIAERIF, encoded by the coding sequence ATGAGATTGTTCTCCTTGCTAGCAAGCCTGCTGATAGTATCTGCCTGCGGGTCGATAACACAGCCAGGCCCGGTCGCCACGCCCTCACAACCTGACCTTCAGGTGGTCACAGATGATGTAAAAGAATACACGCTCGGGGCAGGAGACAAACTCAGGCTGATCGTTTTTGGCGAGGATGACCTGTCCGGTGAATTTCTCGTAGATGGCAGCGGGATTGTTTCACTGCCGCTGGTTGGGGAAATTTCCGTCGAAGGTAAGACTGTGCGGGAATTTCAGCGCTCCGTCGAGACTTCCCTTCGTGATGGCTATCTAAATGACCCACGGGTGAGTGCAGAAGTGCTGAACTTCAGGCCCTTCTATATTCTGGGTGAGGTGAACAGCCCCGGCACCTATCCTTATAGCGACAGCCTCACTGTTCTGAATGCTGTTGCCGTGGCGGAAGGCTTCACCTACCGCGCCAATCAGCGCGTGGTATTTATCCGCCGCGATGGAGAAACAACCGAGCAACAATATCCGCTCAGCTCCACGACTTCAGTGCGTCCGGGAGACACGATCCGTATCGCAGAGCGCATTTTCTAG